A single window of Mycobacteriales bacterium DNA harbors:
- a CDS encoding patatin-like phospholipase family protein, whose translation MSTVAWVLGGGGLLGATEAGMAQALLETGIVPDLVLGTSIGAINGAVLASDPTPAGAVDLATMWEQIAGADVLAASAVDRMSHWVRNRTSLHSNDRLAALLTAHLPATFSDLAVRFECVAASIGGARETWFSEGPLVEAVLASAALPGVFPAVQIGDEHYFDGGLVNSVPIGRALRHGADTIWVLHVGRVEERLHPPRFPWEVGFVAFEIARRHRFHRDLSELPDGVTVHVLPTGLEARDAATWSALRYRNPRRIGDRAERAHRATAEYLQRIK comes from the coding sequence ATGTCGACGGTCGCGTGGGTGCTCGGCGGTGGCGGGCTGCTCGGCGCAACCGAGGCGGGCATGGCGCAGGCGTTGCTCGAGACCGGCATCGTGCCCGACCTGGTGCTCGGCACCTCGATCGGCGCGATCAACGGCGCGGTGTTGGCCAGTGACCCGACCCCAGCAGGTGCGGTGGACCTCGCCACGATGTGGGAGCAGATCGCCGGCGCCGACGTGCTCGCCGCGTCGGCGGTCGACCGGATGAGTCACTGGGTCCGCAACCGCACCTCGCTGCACTCGAACGACCGTCTCGCCGCGCTTCTCACCGCGCACCTACCCGCAACCTTCTCCGACCTCGCCGTCAGGTTCGAGTGCGTGGCCGCGAGTATCGGCGGCGCGCGGGAGACCTGGTTCAGCGAAGGACCGCTGGTCGAAGCGGTGCTCGCGTCCGCCGCGCTGCCGGGCGTCTTCCCTGCGGTGCAGATCGGCGACGAGCACTACTTCGACGGCGGGCTGGTCAACTCGGTGCCGATCGGTCGCGCCCTGCGGCACGGCGCCGACACGATCTGGGTGCTGCACGTCGGGCGGGTCGAGGAGCGACTCCATCCGCCTAGGTTCCCCTGGGAGGTCGGCTTCGTCGCCTTCGAGATCGCCCGCCGGCACCGCTTCCATCGCGACCTGTCCGAGCTACCCGACGGCGTGACTGTGCACGTCCTGCCGACCGGCCTCGAGGCGCGCGACGCCGCAACCTGGTCCGCGCTGCGCTACCGCAACCCGCGCAGGATCGGCGACCGGGCCGAGCGCGCCCACCGGGCGACCGCCGAGTACCTGCAGAGAATCAAATGA
- a CDS encoding 1-acyl-sn-glycerol-3-phosphate acyltransferase yields MSNPLRLLTTGVLIVVEVLLLAVSPLALVVAVVVGLLLRTSRPARSVLLVACYLALELATIARIAGGVDDWDELVRRTLQRGLGALSRSLDLELELEPGSATAEALHTEPGVVVLARHSGPGDSVLIAWLLTVRYGLRIRVVLKAAMRWEPLLSVASRHLPLYYVRHGSGRAINGVRRSASDLSAGECLLLFPEGGNFSWERRRHAIRWLATHGELTRARRAMRRTHTLPVRTAGAIAALQAAPEAAVLLLTHSGMSPDGRSRSWWRLPIHLRVDVRTLLIPAPSIPRDEAAITEFLEEAWSVVDTWVEGHAALEEFQRDRG; encoded by the coding sequence ATGAGCAACCCGCTGCGGCTCCTGACGACAGGAGTCCTGATCGTCGTCGAGGTGCTGCTGCTTGCGGTCTCACCGCTCGCGCTCGTGGTCGCTGTCGTGGTCGGTCTGCTGTTACGAACCAGCCGGCCGGCGCGCTCGGTGCTCCTGGTTGCCTGCTATCTCGCGCTGGAGCTGGCCACCATCGCGCGGATCGCCGGCGGCGTCGATGACTGGGACGAGCTGGTGCGGCGTACCTTGCAGCGCGGCTTGGGCGCGCTGAGCCGCTCGCTCGACCTCGAGCTCGAGCTCGAGCCGGGCTCGGCCACCGCTGAGGCCCTGCACACGGAGCCGGGCGTCGTGGTGCTCGCCCGGCACAGCGGACCGGGCGACTCGGTGCTGATCGCCTGGCTGCTGACCGTGCGCTACGGGCTGCGCATTCGGGTGGTGCTCAAGGCGGCGATGCGCTGGGAACCGCTGCTGTCGGTCGCCTCACGCCACCTGCCGCTGTACTACGTCCGGCACGGCTCGGGTCGCGCGATCAACGGCGTACGGCGGTCGGCGAGCGACCTGAGCGCCGGCGAGTGCCTGTTGCTGTTTCCCGAGGGCGGCAACTTCAGCTGGGAGCGTCGCCGTCATGCGATTCGCTGGCTGGCCACGCACGGCGAGCTCACGCGGGCGCGGCGGGCGATGAGACGGACCCACACTCTGCCGGTGCGGACCGCGGGTGCGATCGCCGCGCTACAGGCCGCACCCGAGGCCGCGGTTCTGCTTCTCACCCACTCCGGGATGAGTCCGGACGGCCGCAGCCGATCATGGTGGCGGCTGCCGATCCACCTTCGTGTCGACGTACGCACGCTGCTGATCCCGGCGCCGAGCATCCCGCGCGACGAGGCCGCCATCACGGAGTTCCTGGAGGAGGCGTGGTCGGTGGTCGACACCTGGGTGGAAGGCCATGCGGCACTCGAGGAGTTCCAGCGCGACCGCGGCTAA
- a CDS encoding hydroxymethylglutaryl-CoA reductase, producing the protein MPDGVSGGARHRVPRDPYDDYTNELAAARREFVTARTGADLTHLAAYSFDPGVVRGNVENFTGVAQVPIGVAGPLRIDGEHARGEFYIPLATSEGTLVASYNRGMRLLTESGGVKTTVVDDAMQRAPAFVFDDAREAHRFGDWVDENFDQLKKVAEATTSAGLLRGIRHYSIGPVRYLRFNYTTADAAGQNMTGKATLAACTWIEDNYPADVRYLLSGNIDTDKKHSRINMLETRGKRVVAEATIKRDLLKSLMGVDTETLFWARQVQMAGSFLVGSANNGAQAANGLTAMFIATGQDVANIAESHAGVSYTQLLANGDYYWSMTLTSLIVATVGGGTGLATQRECLEMLGCRGPGKARKLAEICAAVVLAGETSLSSAVIHGDWVSSHEQHGRNRPTPSG; encoded by the coding sequence ATGCCTGACGGTGTTAGCGGCGGTGCACGGCACCGTGTCCCTCGCGACCCGTACGACGACTACACGAACGAGCTGGCCGCTGCGCGCCGGGAGTTCGTCACCGCACGCACCGGCGCCGACCTGACCCACCTCGCCGCCTACTCGTTCGACCCCGGCGTCGTGAGGGGCAACGTCGAGAACTTCACCGGCGTTGCGCAGGTTCCGATCGGTGTCGCCGGCCCGCTGCGGATCGACGGTGAGCATGCCCGCGGCGAGTTCTACATCCCGCTGGCAACGAGCGAGGGAACGCTGGTCGCGAGCTACAACCGCGGCATGCGCCTGCTCACCGAGAGCGGTGGCGTCAAGACGACCGTGGTGGACGACGCGATGCAGCGCGCTCCGGCCTTCGTGTTCGATGACGCGCGTGAGGCGCATCGCTTCGGCGATTGGGTGGACGAGAACTTCGACCAGCTCAAGAAGGTTGCCGAGGCCACAACCTCGGCCGGCTTGCTGCGTGGCATCCGGCACTACTCGATCGGGCCGGTCCGCTACTTGCGTTTCAACTACACCACCGCCGACGCGGCCGGCCAGAACATGACCGGCAAGGCCACGCTCGCCGCCTGCACCTGGATCGAGGACAACTATCCGGCCGATGTCCGCTACCTGCTGTCGGGCAACATCGACACCGACAAGAAGCACTCCCGGATCAACATGCTGGAGACCCGGGGCAAGCGTGTGGTCGCCGAGGCCACCATCAAGCGTGACCTGCTCAAGTCACTGATGGGCGTCGACACCGAGACGCTGTTCTGGGCGCGGCAGGTGCAGATGGCCGGTTCGTTCCTGGTCGGGTCGGCCAACAACGGTGCCCAAGCGGCCAACGGGCTGACCGCGATGTTCATCGCCACCGGCCAGGACGTCGCGAACATCGCCGAGTCGCACGCCGGCGTCTCCTACACCCAGCTGCTCGCCAACGGTGACTACTACTGGTCGATGACGCTGACGTCGCTCATCGTCGCCACCGTCGGCGGCGGCACCGGCCTCGCAACCCAGCGCGAGTGCCTCGAGATGCTCGGGTGCCGCGGGCCGGGCAAGGCGCGCAAGCTGGCCGAGATCTGTGCGGCGGTCGTCCTCGCCGGCGAGACGTCGCTCAGCAGCGCGGTCATCCACGGTGACTGGGTGTCCAGCCACGAGCAGCACGGACGCAACCGCCCGACGCCTTCGGGTTGA
- a CDS encoding long-chain fatty acid--CoA ligase — MSFNLATILRESAQRYPAKPVALFDEGRLTYAELDALSDRFAAGLAQAGVAPGDPVAIQLPNVPQFLIAYFGILKAGSVVVPLNVLLKAPEVAYQLADVGARLLITWAGVATEAAKGAADAGVERVYVLGTPGIPEDQFGRPFEQLLAGDPPATSVMHQSSPDDVAAIIYTSGTTGQPKGAELTHFQIYMNAETPGRLFGVRDDDVVLVALPLFHVFGLCSQLNVCVRFGSTMSLVTRFEPQKVLEVIQRDRVTVFEGVPTMYIALLNEPTIDDYDLSSLRVGISGGAAIPAEVLDAVERKLGFVVLEGYGMTETAATATFNISAEERRIYSVGKPIWGVEVQIWNDDREPLPPGEAHVGELVIRGVNTLRGYHNRPEATAEAYAGGWFHTGDLGYRDEDGFIFIVDRIKDLIIRGGYNVYPREVEEVLYAHPAVAEAAVVGVPHELLGEDVKAFVELRPGACATAEEIIDFVRERVAAYKYPRELEFRASLPKNATGKIAKETLKAPRGAVRDA; from the coding sequence ATGAGCTTCAACCTGGCCACGATCCTGCGCGAGTCAGCGCAGCGCTACCCCGCCAAGCCGGTCGCACTGTTCGACGAGGGCCGACTCACCTACGCCGAGCTCGACGCCTTGTCCGACCGGTTTGCGGCCGGGCTGGCACAGGCTGGGGTCGCGCCCGGCGACCCGGTCGCGATCCAGCTGCCCAACGTTCCGCAGTTCCTGATCGCCTACTTCGGCATCCTCAAAGCGGGCTCTGTCGTCGTACCGCTCAACGTGCTGTTGAAGGCGCCGGAGGTTGCCTACCAGCTTGCCGACGTCGGTGCCCGCCTGCTCATCACCTGGGCCGGCGTGGCCACTGAGGCCGCCAAGGGGGCGGCCGACGCGGGCGTCGAGCGGGTCTACGTCCTCGGTACACCGGGCATTCCCGAGGACCAGTTCGGCCGGCCGTTCGAGCAGCTGCTTGCCGGCGACCCACCCGCCACCTCGGTCATGCACCAGAGCTCGCCCGACGACGTCGCCGCGATCATCTACACCTCGGGCACGACCGGGCAGCCGAAGGGCGCCGAGCTCACGCACTTCCAGATCTACATGAACGCGGAGACCCCTGGCCGGCTGTTCGGTGTTCGTGACGACGACGTCGTTCTCGTCGCACTCCCGCTGTTCCACGTGTTCGGGCTGTGCAGCCAGCTGAACGTGTGCGTTCGGTTCGGCTCGACGATGTCCCTGGTCACGAGATTCGAGCCGCAGAAGGTGCTTGAGGTCATCCAGCGCGACCGGGTCACCGTCTTCGAGGGCGTGCCGACGATGTACATCGCGTTGCTCAACGAGCCGACCATCGACGACTACGACCTCAGCTCGCTCCGCGTCGGCATCTCGGGCGGCGCGGCCATCCCCGCCGAGGTCCTCGACGCCGTCGAACGCAAGCTCGGCTTCGTCGTGCTCGAGGGCTACGGGATGACGGAGACGGCGGCGACGGCGACGTTCAACATCAGCGCCGAGGAGCGCCGGATCTACAGCGTGGGCAAGCCGATCTGGGGCGTCGAGGTGCAGATCTGGAACGACGATCGCGAGCCGCTCCCGCCCGGCGAGGCACACGTCGGCGAGCTGGTGATCCGCGGCGTCAACACGCTGCGCGGCTACCACAACCGCCCGGAGGCGACTGCCGAGGCGTACGCCGGGGGCTGGTTCCACACCGGGGACCTCGGCTACCGCGACGAGGACGGCTTCATCTTCATCGTCGACCGGATCAAGGATCTCATCATCCGCGGCGGCTACAACGTCTATCCGCGCGAGGTGGAAGAAGTCCTCTACGCCCACCCGGCAGTTGCGGAGGCTGCTGTCGTAGGGGTGCCGCACGAGCTGCTCGGTGAGGACGTGAAGGCCTTCGTCGAGCTCCGGCCGGGTGCGTGTGCGACCGCGGAGGAGATCATCGACTTCGTCAGGGAGCGGGTCGCGGCGTACAAGTACCCGCGCGAGCTCGAGTTCCGGGCGAGCCTGCCGAAGAACGCGACCGGCAAGATCGCCAAGGAAACCCTCAAGGCTCCTCGTGGCGCGGTCCGCGATGCCTGA
- a CDS encoding PadR family transcriptional regulator encodes MPLHHAVLALIADSPTHGYELRSRFEEAVGDQWGGLNIGHLYQVLDRLSRDGLIESEREPQPIKPDRVVHHVTEAGRRELDEWLAEPSSRLRGYRDDFFLKMMAATRTGDRDVLDGVLNRQRSHLMRELRALADARTPDTATVDDLLITAAELHIRADLGVVDAAEQRLAGTLTTPPRAAARSGRNPARRRARAAGE; translated from the coding sequence ATGCCGTTGCATCACGCCGTCCTTGCGTTGATCGCGGACTCGCCGACGCACGGCTACGAGCTGCGCTCCCGGTTCGAGGAGGCGGTCGGCGACCAGTGGGGCGGGCTCAACATCGGCCACCTCTACCAGGTGCTCGACCGGCTCAGTCGTGACGGGCTGATCGAGTCCGAACGCGAGCCTCAGCCGATCAAGCCCGACCGGGTCGTGCACCACGTCACCGAAGCGGGCCGGCGCGAGCTCGACGAGTGGCTGGCCGAGCCCAGCTCGCGACTGCGCGGCTATCGGGACGACTTCTTCCTCAAGATGATGGCGGCGACGCGCACCGGCGACCGCGACGTCCTCGACGGCGTGCTCAACCGGCAGCGCAGCCATCTGATGAGGGAACTACGCGCGCTCGCCGATGCGCGCACGCCCGACACGGCCACGGTCGACGACCTGCTCATCACCGCCGCGGAACTGCACATCCGCGCCGACCTCGGCGTCGTCGACGCTGCCGAGCAGCGGCTCGCCGGAACCCTGACCACGCCGCCGCGGGCCGCCGCCCGATCCGGCCGCAACCCTGCCCGCAGACGGGCCCGCGCCGCCGGCGAGTGA
- a CDS encoding FtsX-like permease family protein, which yields MGRLAFSQLRYRPVRLVTLLVGLVLATSAFTVLTAAAKTSQLRTVGTVTSHFVPAYDILVRPKGARTALEARTHTVQPNFLSGIYGGITMADYHRIESTPGVAVAAPIAMVGYSLLMTTTDFPVPKAAYDRRGRQLYRVNTTWVSESGASRIKQPPSYLYVTPARLKRKLNPSLVTYEVAPGGRLRPACPVRFSRPKNPFGLAAQSDAVCWSKVDGDPPYRSVAGGARVYVQWSLPVLIAAVDPVAEAKLDHLNRAVVRGSYLSSASSGLRTVSRHTTTFPVLASTGIGMDEYADTTLQALASPHSAPDMTLGWRARHAQAPGHPIATHRASAGQAYADLLSDLSRPGGLANGLTAYWNVGPVRYRQNGSAALVPQQVTNKTSVWHTPLTSNPPMDNADTQYRAIKAHSHASNKYSPDTDPLASPRLVGVFNPAKIPTFDQLADLPLGAYASTVARPDGATSSRLLGGNDLVPNQNLGGYVAQPANLITSLSALPALQVADRYSGNLHTHDPISVIRVRVHGVTGPNALSLARVREVAQQIQQRTHLDVDIVDGVSGMPTTIALPASRLGEPPLRVTEYWVKKGVGLRILHAVDRNSVALYVLILVVCALFVANSATAAVRSRRQELGILACLGWTRPRLFLSVVAELAAVGLVAGVVGAFGARLLAPTIGLHASTGRAVLAVPVAVGVAVLAGLVPAALAARADAIASVRPAVLSVRRAHHPRGVTALAATNAIRTPVRVVVAALSLAAGVVALTVLAAVSFAFHGVLVGTLLGNAIALQVRSVDYVAAIATIAVGVVGVTDVIVLNIRERAPELSAIRAFGWRERVLGRLVVTEGAIIGLIGSALGAGVGLYVAAHFAGQLPGRLYAVAAVEVVAGVIITAAAALLPAQVLRRLPASHLLAEE from the coding sequence GTGGGCCGGCTCGCCTTCTCCCAGCTCCGCTACCGGCCGGTGCGGCTGGTCACCCTGCTGGTCGGGCTCGTGCTGGCCACGTCGGCATTCACCGTTCTGACCGCGGCCGCGAAGACCTCGCAGCTACGAACCGTCGGCACGGTGACCTCACACTTCGTGCCGGCGTACGACATCCTGGTCCGCCCGAAGGGCGCGCGCACGGCGCTCGAGGCGCGCACTCACACCGTCCAGCCCAACTTCCTGTCCGGCATCTACGGCGGCATCACGATGGCGGACTACCACCGGATCGAGTCGACCCCCGGCGTAGCGGTCGCCGCGCCGATCGCGATGGTCGGTTACTCGCTGCTCATGACCACGACCGACTTCCCGGTGCCCAAGGCGGCCTACGACCGCCGCGGCCGCCAGCTCTACCGGGTGAACACCACGTGGGTCAGCGAGTCCGGCGCAAGCCGGATCAAGCAGCCGCCGTCGTACCTGTATGTGACGCCGGCCCGGCTCAAGCGAAAGCTCAACCCCTCGCTGGTGACGTACGAGGTGGCTCCCGGCGGCCGGCTCCGCCCGGCCTGCCCGGTCCGGTTCAGCCGGCCGAAGAACCCGTTCGGGCTCGCTGCCCAGTCCGACGCCGTCTGCTGGTCCAAGGTCGACGGCGATCCGCCGTACCGGTCGGTGGCCGGAGGCGCACGGGTGTACGTCCAATGGTCACTGCCGGTCCTGATCGCGGCTGTCGACCCGGTCGCGGAGGCGAAGCTCGACCACCTCAACCGGGCGGTCGTTCGCGGCAGCTACCTTTCGTCAGCGTCGAGCGGGCTGCGGACCGTCTCGCGCCACACCACCACGTTCCCGGTGCTGGCCTCGACCGGCATCGGCATGGACGAGTACGCCGACACGACGCTGCAAGCGCTGGCCAGCCCGCACTCGGCCCCTGACATGACCCTCGGCTGGAGGGCCAGGCATGCGCAGGCGCCCGGGCACCCGATCGCGACCCACCGCGCGTCCGCCGGTCAGGCGTACGCCGACCTGCTGTCTGACCTGAGCCGGCCTGGAGGGCTCGCCAACGGGCTGACCGCGTACTGGAACGTCGGCCCGGTGCGTTACCGGCAGAACGGTAGCGCTGCGCTGGTCCCACAGCAGGTGACGAACAAGACCTCGGTCTGGCACACGCCGCTCACCTCGAACCCCCCGATGGACAACGCCGACACCCAGTACCGGGCGATCAAGGCGCACTCGCATGCCTCGAACAAGTACTCGCCCGACACCGATCCGCTGGCCTCACCCCGGCTGGTCGGGGTCTTCAACCCCGCGAAGATCCCCACGTTCGACCAGCTCGCCGATCTACCGCTGGGCGCGTACGCCTCGACCGTCGCGCGCCCGGACGGAGCGACCAGCAGCCGACTGCTCGGCGGCAACGACCTGGTGCCGAACCAGAACCTCGGCGGCTACGTCGCGCAGCCGGCGAACCTGATCACCTCGCTGTCCGCGCTTCCTGCCCTTCAGGTCGCCGACCGCTACAGCGGCAACCTCCACACGCATGACCCGATCAGCGTGATCCGGGTGCGGGTGCACGGCGTGACCGGACCCAACGCGCTGTCACTCGCGCGGGTCCGTGAGGTCGCGCAGCAGATCCAGCAACGCACGCATCTCGACGTCGACATCGTGGACGGCGTATCCGGTATGCCGACGACGATTGCGCTGCCGGCCAGCCGGCTGGGGGAGCCGCCGCTGCGGGTCACCGAGTACTGGGTGAAGAAAGGCGTCGGGCTCCGCATCCTCCACGCCGTCGACCGAAACAGTGTGGCGCTGTACGTCCTGATCCTCGTCGTGTGTGCGCTGTTCGTCGCCAACTCGGCGACCGCCGCGGTGCGGTCGCGGCGCCAGGAGCTCGGCATCCTCGCCTGCCTCGGCTGGACCCGACCCAGGTTGTTCCTCTCGGTGGTGGCAGAGCTCGCAGCCGTCGGCCTCGTTGCCGGTGTCGTGGGCGCCTTCGGCGCCCGGCTGCTCGCCCCGACCATCGGGCTGCATGCATCCACCGGCCGGGCCGTGCTCGCGGTCCCGGTCGCCGTCGGGGTGGCTGTGCTCGCGGGCTTGGTTCCCGCCGCGCTAGCGGCCCGCGCCGATGCGATCGCGTCCGTGCGGCCGGCCGTCCTGTCGGTGCGACGCGCGCACCATCCCCGCGGTGTCACCGCGCTCGCGGCCACGAACGCCATCCGGACTCCGGTGCGGGTCGTCGTCGCGGCGCTGAGCCTGGCCGCGGGGGTGGTGGCTCTCACCGTGCTCGCGGCGGTCAGCTTTGCCTTTCACGGAGTGCTCGTCGGGACGTTGCTCGGCAATGCGATCGCGCTTCAGGTCCGCAGCGTCGACTACGTCGCAGCGATCGCCACCATCGCCGTGGGCGTGGTGGGCGTCACGGACGTGATCGTGCTCAACATCCGGGAGCGGGCTCCGGAGCTCTCGGCGATTCGCGCGTTCGGTTGGCGGGAGCGCGTCCTCGGCCGCCTGGTCGTGACCGAGGGCGCCATCATCGGGCTGATCGGATCGGCGCTCGGCGCAGGTGTCGGCCTCTATGTCGCGGCGCACTTCGCAGGGCAGCTTCCCGGCCGCTTGTATGCGGTCGCCGCCGTCGAGGTCGTTGCCGGCGTGATCATCACCGCGGCGGCCGCGCTGCTTCCGGCGCAGGTGTTGCGTCGCCTTCCGGCTTCCCATCTCCTGGCGGAGGAGTGA
- a CDS encoding ABC transporter ATP-binding protein produces the protein MTQSESARLELDGVTKSYGLGRDHQVDAAHDVTLTIEAGSFVALTGASGSGKSTLLQLIGALERVDAGTIRSGDVDITGLRGRALADYRRTVGFVFQRYNLLPALTALDNVIAPVLPYKTGYRKKDRALELLTALGLADRADSLPSHLSGGEQQRVAIARALMSTPSLLLADEPTGNLDSATATEILELLAGLRKTHQMTMIVATHDPQVAARCERMIRLRDGRVIDDVDLRDGYAAADVMRRAGQLG, from the coding sequence ATGACGCAGAGCGAAAGCGCCCGGCTCGAGCTCGACGGGGTGACCAAGTCCTACGGGCTCGGCCGCGATCACCAGGTGGACGCTGCGCACGATGTCACGCTGACCATAGAAGCCGGTTCGTTCGTGGCGCTCACCGGCGCGTCCGGATCGGGCAAGTCGACCTTGCTTCAGCTGATCGGCGCGCTCGAGCGCGTGGACGCCGGAACAATCCGAAGCGGTGATGTCGACATCACCGGCCTGCGCGGTCGGGCGCTCGCCGACTACCGGCGTACCGTCGGGTTCGTCTTCCAGCGCTACAACCTGCTTCCGGCGCTGACCGCGTTGGACAACGTCATCGCGCCGGTGCTCCCGTACAAGACCGGGTACCGCAAGAAGGACCGCGCGCTCGAGCTGCTCACCGCACTCGGGCTGGCGGACCGGGCCGACTCGCTGCCGTCGCACCTGTCCGGCGGGGAGCAGCAGCGGGTGGCGATCGCCCGGGCCCTGATGAGTACGCCGTCACTCCTGCTCGCGGACGAGCCGACCGGCAACCTCGACTCGGCGACCGCCACCGAGATCCTTGAGCTGCTGGCCGGCCTGCGAAAGACCCATCAGATGACGATGATCGTGGCCACGCATGACCCTCAGGTCGCAGCGCGGTGCGAACGGATGATCCGCCTGCGAGACGGGCGCGTCATCGACGATGTCGACCTGCGCGACGGTTACGCGGCAGCGGACGTCATGCGCCGCGCTGGGCAGCTCGGCTAG